A stretch of DNA from Paenibacillus sp. FSL W8-0186:
TGCCTGCCTTTACCCGGGCGGATACACCGGTCTTGGGGTACGAAACCCAGCCGATTGGCGGGCTAGTAATCAATCCAGGCAACAGTATTTTGAAGGATCTAAGCATTTCGCGTTCGGGAATGATGCCGCATTTCAATCTAGATGCCTGCATTCACTGCGCCCAGTGTGATACCGTCTGTCCGGATAACTGCTTTGTCTGGGAGGAGCAGCCGGACAAGAAGGGGCGTTTGCAGATGTTCCTGCAAGGCATCGATTATCAATACTGCAAAGGCTGCCTGAAATGCGTGCACGCCTGTCCGACGGACGCGTTATCCGGTGAGCGGGAGGAAGACGGTGTCGCGGCGGCCAATCGCGTCCCGCATAGATTTGATTTTGCGATGCAGTGAAGAGGGAAATGTCGGCTCAAAAAAGCTATCGTTGAAGTCCAATAAATAACAAGAAAGGCGGAAACGTCATGGCGATGGATATTGCAAAAGAGAAGGGCACAGCCAAGGTGGAGCAGCGGGTCGTTTATGAATCAGGTAATGAAATGGCGGCATACGCTGCCCATCAAATCAATTATCATATCATGGGATATTTTCCGATATCTCCATCCACGGAGATTGCCCAATTTCTCGATTTGATGAAGGCGAACGGACAGCATGACATCAAACTGATTCCTTCTGACGGGGAGCATAGCTCGGCGGGAATTTGCTATGGGGCATCCACGGCGGGCGGCCGGGTCTTCAATGCCACGAGCGCGAACGGGTACATGTATATGCTGGAGCAGATGCCGGTTCAGTCCGGAACCCGCTTCCCGATGGTCATGAATCTGGTATGCCGGTCGGTGTCCGGACCGCTGGACATTCACGGCGACCATTCCGACTTGTATTTTGCGCTAAATACGGGTTGGCCGATCTTAATGTGCCGTGATCCGCAGGCCGTATATGACATGAATATTATGGCGATCAAGCTGGCAGAGGATCCGGCAGTGAGGCTGCCTGTGCTTGTAGCTTCGGACGGATATTTTACCTCGCATCAGAAACGCCGGGTGCATACGTTCGCCAACCGCGAGGACGTGCAGCGGTTTATCGGCGAGCAGCCTGCCGGTTTCCCGCATACACTGGACCGCAACAACCCGATTACCGTCGGCCCATACATGAACGAGCCTGATTATATCAACAACTGTTATCAGCAGTCTCAGGCGATGTACCGGGCTGAAGAAGTGTTTGAACGCATTGCGGAAGAATATGAGCTGCTGACAGGCAGAAAATATGAGCTGCTTGATCTGTATCGGATGGAGGATGCTGAGGTTGCGGTATTTCTTATGAATTCGGCTTCGGAAATCATCAAGGACGTAGTTGACAGCTTGCGGAGCCAAGGCATCAAGGCAGGTTCGATTGCACCCAACATGATTCGACCGTTCCCGCAGCGGCAAATCGCTGAGGCGCTCAAAAACGTAAAGGCGGTTACGGTAGGCGACCGTGCTGATTCTTATGGAGCGCATGGCGGCAATATGACTAATGAAATCAAAGCGGCGCTATATACGTATGGCAATACGATAACCCAGGTGGTCAGCCGCGTATACGGTTTGGGCGGGAAGGAATTTTACGCTGAGGACGGCCATCATTTGTTCTCCTTGGCGATCGAGGCGGCGAAGAAGCAAAAGGTCGACATCCCGTTCGATTATTACGGACATACGCCGGGGGATCCTGACAAGGCGCCTAAACGGGTGCTGAACCCGCTTCGCTTCGAGGATTTGAAGACCGGCCTGATTCAGGTAACCAAAAATGAGGAGACCGGGAAGCTGGGCGTGCGCATACCGCCGCTGCGTGCTTTGACGAAGAAGCCGAAGCGCATTGCGCCAGGGCATGGGGCGTGTCCGGGCTGTGGCATTTTTTCCGGACTGGAGCTGTTTTTTAAAGGGATCGAGGGCGACATCGTCGCGCTGTTTCATACCGGCTGTGCTATGGTCGTTACAACCGGGTATCCGTACTCCTCACATAAGGCAACCTATATCCACAACCTGTTCCAAAACGGGGCTGCAACCTTATCCGGGGTAGTTGAGATGTTCTGGGAGCGCAAGCGCCGGGGAGAGCTAGATCACCTCGGCCTTCAGGATGACTTCACCTTTGTCATGGTAACCGGCGACGGCGGAATGGATATCGGCATGGGACCGGCCATTGGCGCTGCGCTTCGCAATCATCGGATGATTATTATCGAATACGATAATGAAGGGTATATGAACACAGGGGCTCAGCTATCTTATTCAACGCCGTTAGGTCATCGGACTTCAACTTCGAATATCGGCTCGGTGCAAAAAGGGAAAGTGTTCCATCACAAAGATACGGCGCAGATTATGGCGGCGACGAACATCCCTTACGTATTCACCGGAAGCGAAGCCTATCCGCAGGATTTGGTCAAGAAGGCGGCCAAAGCTCAATGGTATGCTCAGAACGAAGGGCTTGTATATGGTAAAATATTGATAGCATGTCCGCTTAACTGGATCAGCCCTGATGATGAGGGCACGAACATCGTGGACGCCGCGGTGAATTCCTGCTTTTTCCCGCTCTATGAAGTGGAGCATGGCAGTACGACGATTACCTACAATCCGGAAGAAAAGGGCAAACGCGTTCCATTGGTAGATTGGCTCAAGACGATGGGCAAGACCCGCCATCTCACGAAGCCGGAGAACAGTGGAGCATTAGCCGAGTTCGAGCGCGAAGTGAACCGGAGATGGCAAGTGTTATTGGCGAAGCATGAGCATCCGTATTTGTAGTCTCAAAGACTAAGAATGAAGGATGGTAGATGAAGCAAGAGTTATAAACGAGCGTAACGAAAGGAGGCATCCCGTGGAAAAGAAAACTTCATTTCGCGCGTATCGCGTAAATCAGAATGAAGATGGCTTCTCCGCAGGCGTCGAAACGGTTCAGATTTCCGATTTGCTAGAGAGCGACGTTGAGGTTGAAGTGCACTACTCCAGCGTCAATTACAAGGATGGCCTGGCCAGCAGCCCAAAGGGCAAGGTGGTCAGCAGCTATCCGCGAATTCTAGGCATCGATTTGGCCGGCAAGGTGACCGCTTCGTCCAGCCCGGATTTTCAGCCGGGAGATGAGGTGTTGAGCACAGGCTACGGCCTAGGAGTTTCTCATGACGGAGGATATGCCGAAATTGCCCGCGTTCCGGCAGAATGGCTCGTCAAGCTGCCCGAGGGACTAACCCTTAGGGAGAGCATGGCGCTGGGAACCGCAGGTTTTACCGCTGCCTTATCTGTGGATCGATTGATCCATAACGGGCTTC
This window harbors:
- a CDS encoding thiamine pyrophosphate-dependent enzyme, with the translated sequence MAMDIAKEKGTAKVEQRVVYESGNEMAAYAAHQINYHIMGYFPISPSTEIAQFLDLMKANGQHDIKLIPSDGEHSSAGICYGASTAGGRVFNATSANGYMYMLEQMPVQSGTRFPMVMNLVCRSVSGPLDIHGDHSDLYFALNTGWPILMCRDPQAVYDMNIMAIKLAEDPAVRLPVLVASDGYFTSHQKRRVHTFANREDVQRFIGEQPAGFPHTLDRNNPITVGPYMNEPDYINNCYQQSQAMYRAEEVFERIAEEYELLTGRKYELLDLYRMEDAEVAVFLMNSASEIIKDVVDSLRSQGIKAGSIAPNMIRPFPQRQIAEALKNVKAVTVGDRADSYGAHGGNMTNEIKAALYTYGNTITQVVSRVYGLGGKEFYAEDGHHLFSLAIEAAKKQKVDIPFDYYGHTPGDPDKAPKRVLNPLRFEDLKTGLIQVTKNEETGKLGVRIPPLRALTKKPKRIAPGHGACPGCGIFSGLELFFKGIEGDIVALFHTGCAMVVTTGYPYSSHKATYIHNLFQNGAATLSGVVEMFWERKRRGELDHLGLQDDFTFVMVTGDGGMDIGMGPAIGAALRNHRMIIIEYDNEGYMNTGAQLSYSTPLGHRTSTSNIGSVQKGKVFHHKDTAQIMAATNIPYVFTGSEAYPQDLVKKAAKAQWYAQNEGLVYGKILIACPLNWISPDDEGTNIVDAAVNSCFFPLYEVEHGSTTITYNPEEKGKRVPLVDWLKTMGKTRHLTKPENSGALAEFEREVNRRWQVLLAKHEHPYL